CTTGCTCGACGTGGTGAATCGCGTGGGGCTGTTCGCGGGCTTCTGCTACACGCAGTTCACCGACACGTACCAGGAGGCGAACGGCCTGCTCACGATGGACCGGCAGCCGAAGCTGCCGCTCGACGTGGTGTGGCACGCGACGCGCGGCGAATGAGGTGGCTGGCACGGCTCCACGTACGAGTTCTCGGGGGACTGAAGAAGGACTGAAGAGGGACTGAAGGAGGACCAACCACAACGTCTTTGTCGTTGGTCCTTCTTCAGTCCTCCTTCAGTCCTTCTTCAGTCCGACCACCACACGTACGTGGAGTCCAGCCGGCCACACCGGTCGCGACGGCACGGATCTCTCGGATACCGCTCGCATGCGAGTGCCTCCTCCCCTCGGAGCGGCGGCCGCGCTCCTCGCGGCGTGCGGCGGCTCCGATCCGAAGCAGACGCTCCAGAAGATCGATTCCGCCGCGGCGACGACGGCGCTCGTGTCGAGCGCGCTCGAGGCGCGCCACGTCTCGCAGCGGTACGCGCGCGCCACGCTGCGCGTGCTGCGCGACGAGATGAAGAAGGACGCCGCCGACGCGAAGTCGCCGGCCACGGTCCGCGCGCACGCCGACTCGGTGCGGCGCATCATCGACCTCGCGCTCGCCGCGACGGAGTCGCGATGAAGCGACTGATGGAGGTCGCCCTCGGCATGGTCACCGGCATCGGGGGCTTCCTCGAGGCCGGGTCGATCGCCACCGCGGCGCAGGCGGGCGCGGACTTCGGCTACACGCTGCTGTGGGCCGTCGCGCTCGGAACGCTCTCGCTCATCGTCCTGCTCGAGATGTCGGGACGGCTCGCGCTCGTGAGCCAGCGCCCGCTCGCCGACGCGATCCGCGAGCGGTTCGGCATCAACTACTTCATCGTACCGCTCGTCATCGGGCTCGCGGTGAGCCTGCTCGTGCTCGCGTCGGAGCTCGGCGGCGTCGCGCTCGCGGTGGAGATGGTCACCGGGATCCCGTTCCGCTGGTGGGCGCTGCCGGTGGCGCTCGTCGGCTGGGCGCTGCTGTGGAAGGGAACGTTCGGGAAGCTGGAGAAGGGGACGGCGCTCCTCGGCCTCGTGTCGATCGCCATCGCGGTCGCGGCGAAAAAGCTGCACCCCGACTGGGGCGCCGTGGGCGCCGGGCTCGTGCCGACGGCGCCGCGCCACGAGCGCGCGCACTACTGGTTCCTCGCCGTCAGCATCGTCGGCGCGTCGATCAGCCCCTACCTCTACTACTTCTACTCGGCGGGGGTGATCGAGGAGAAGTGGGATCTCAGCTTCCTGAACACGAACCGCATCACGGCCGCGTTAGGCAACACGCTCGGCGGCGCGCTCGCCGGGGCGGTGCTCGTCGTCGCGGTGCTCGTGTTCAGCCCGCGCGGGATCCACGTCGACGCGATCCAGCAGCTCGGTGTCATGCTCACGCCGGCGCTCGGGCGCGTGGGGTTCGTGTGCATGGTCGGCGCGATCGGCGTGAACTGCTTCGGCGCGACCGTGGAGATCGCGCTCGCCTGCGCCTACCTGCTCGCGCAGGCGCTCGGCTGGGAGTGGTCGGAGGACGCGAAGCCGCGCGAGCACGCGCGCTTCAGCGTCACGTACACGGTCGCCATCGTGCTCGCCGCGGTGCCGATCGCGCTCGGCGTCGACGTGCTGAAGCTCACGAACTTCTCGATGGCGCTCACCGCGGCGAGCCTGCCGGTGACGGTGCTGCCGCTGCTCGTGCTCATGAACGACCCGCGGCTCCTCCACAAGCACCGCAACGGCTGGCTCGGCAACCTCGCGATCGGCGCGATCGCCGTGATGTCGCTCGTGCTGCTCGTGGTGACGATCCCGCTCCAGATCCTCGGCGGAGGCTGACGTGCTGCTCGTGCACGACCTGCTCGACAAGCTGCTGCGCGACAAGCACCGCCAGCCCATCGGGCGCGTGGACGGCGTCGCGCTCGAGCTGCGTGACGGCGAGCCGCCGCGCGTCACGGACGTGGTGCTGGGCGGCACGGTGCTCGCCTCGCGCCTCGGCGGGTGGGCGGCGCGGCTCGCGGCGGCGCTGCACCGGCGTGTCCGCGGCGGCGAGCCGACGCCGACGCGCATCGCCGTCGCGCAGCTCTCGCGCGACGGCGAGAGCTGGAAGGTGGACGACATCGACGGCCGTGACACGCCGGCACTCGCGTGGGAGCTGTGGCTGCGCACGCACGTCGTGGCGCGCGCGCCGCTCAAGGGTGGGGGCGAGTGATGGCGCGCGAGATCGCCCTCGAGCACCTGTTAGGCACCCGGGTCCACGACGCCGCCGGCGAGTCGCTCGGCCGGCTGCACGAGGTCGTGGCGGAGCACGAGGGCGACGCGCTCGTCGTGCGCGCGTTCCTCGTCGGCCATCACGCGTTCGCGGAGCGGTTCGGCGGCGGGCCGCTCGTGCGCGCGCTCGCGAGGCTGCTGTCCGGCGGGCGCGGCGTGGAGGAGACGATCGTGCCGTGGGACGCGATGGATCTCTCCGATCCCGCGCGGCCGCGGTGCACGCTCCGCCGCGACGAGGTGCGGCGGCTCACGGCGGAGCGCGAACGCAGCGCGGGAGGCGTTCCGACGGGGCGTTAGGCCCCGGTCACTGCGATCGCGGCTGGCTCGACGGCGGCACCATGCCCTTCATGCGCATGTACGTCACGATGTTGCCGTAGTGCTCCGCGTTGTGCGTCGCGTTCTCGGCGAGGAAGGTCAGCTTCGTGCCGGCGTCGCCCATGGAGCTCGCGCGCCCGGCCGCCTGGGCGTCGGTGAGCGCGTAGGCGCGCTCGCAGTACGTGGTGGACGCCTTCAGCGCCTGGACGAGCGCGGCCTTCGTCGTCGCGCTCTTCTCGATCGCGTCCTCGCGCGGCTCGGGGTCGCCGAGCGCGGCGGCGCAGAAGACGCGCTGCGCGCCGGCGACGTGGCCGATCATCTGACCGAACGTGCGCACGGTGGCAATGGGACGGTACGCGTAGTCGGCCTCCGGCATCTGCTCGGCGGCGCGCGTGATGTAGGTGGTCATCTGCCGCCAGGCCTCGCGGGCCGCGGTCACGCCGGGGCTGGCTTGGGCGGCGGCGAGGGAGGGGAGGGCGAGGACGACGGCGGCGACGATGCGCGTCATGGGGCGGGGCTCGGGGAAGGGGATCGTGCGTATATGAGGCTGGGTTGGGGGCGCGTCAACGGCGGAACTGCGGTTCTGAAGCCGCGGTTTCGGAACTGCGGTTCCGGTGGGGCGGGAGGGGCGGGTACGGCGGGGTCGATACAGCGGGGTCGATACGCCGGGGCGGTGCGGCGGGTCAGCTGTTAGGCGGCGGCTTGAGGGAACGAATCAGCGCGTTCAGAAGGACGCCGACGTGGCGCGCGCGGGTGTGCATCTGGGCGACGTCCGCCGCAGTCGCGAGGTCGGTGTCGCGAAGCGCTTCGACGTCACTCTCCACTTCCTGCAGCGAGGCGCGCGAGTCGTACAGCAGGCGCACGTAGTCTCGCCGCGACGACTTGCCGTTGCCCTCGGCGATGTTCGCATGCACCGACCGGGCGGCCCTCCGCATCTGGTCGGCGAGGTCAGCGTGGGTGGGCGGGAACGCGCGGACGACGCGGTTGACGTCGCGGGCGAGCATCTGCGCCTCCTGCCACACGCGCAGATCGCGGAACGAGTCCCCTTCTGCCATGCAGCCAACCTAGGATCACCCGAGCGCGGATACCGCGCTCCGGGAACGCACCCGGGTCCTCCGCAACGCAGCGCCGGTCGGCGTCATGGCCCCGTCCATCGGCACCGCAGCACAGCCCCGCCGTACCCGCCCCTCCCGCCCCACCGGAACCGCAGTTCCGAAACCGCGGCTTCAGAACCGCAGTTCAGTGCTGCGCCGCGATCGTCTCCAACTCCTCCCACCGCGCCAGCGCGTCCGCCAGCTCCCCGTCGATCGCGTCGAGCCGCGCCTTCGCCGACGCGACCGCGCCGCCGTCGCGCAGGAACGCGGGGTCGGCCATCGAGGCATACAGCGTGTCGCGCTCCCGCTCCAGCGCGTCGATCCGTTCGGGCAGCGCCGCCAGCTCGTGCGTCTCCTTGAACGTGAGCTTGCGCTTGCGGTCGCGCTCCCGCGGCGGCGGCGGCGCGGGTGGGGCGGGGCGCTTCGGCGCGGCGTTAGGCACCGCGGTCGGCGCGCGCTGCCGCACCCAGTCGGTGTAGCCGCCGACGTACTCGCCGACGACGCCGCCCCCCTCCAGCACGAGCGTGCTCGTGACGACGTCGTCGAGGAACTCGCGGTCGTGGCTCACGAGCAGGAGCGTGCCACCGAACTCCTGGAGGCGCTCCTCGAGCAGGTCGAGCGTCTCGAGATCGAGGTCGTTCGTCGGCTCGTCCATCACCAGCAGGTTGAACGGGCGCGTGAACAGCCGCGCGAGCATGAGCCGGTTGCGCTCCCCGCCGGAGAGCGCGCGGACCGGCGTGCGCGCGCGCTCGGGGGAGAACAGGAAGTCCTGCAGGTACGACAGCACGTGCTTCCGCGCGCCGCCAAGGGTGATCCAGTCGGCGCCGTCGGCGATCGTGTCGAACACCGCGCGCTCGGCGTCGAGCTGCTCGCGGAGCTGGTCGAAGTACGCGACTTCCAGGCCCGTGCCGAGCCGGATCGTGCCGGCATCGGGCGGGAGCTCGCCGAGGAGGAGGCGCAGCAGCGTCGTCTTGCCGGAGCCGTTAGGCCCGATGATCCCCACGCGGTCGCCGCGCAGGATCGTCGTGGTGAGGTCGCGCACGATCGGCCGTGCGCCGCGCGCGAAGCTGACGCCCTTCGCCTCGATGACGAGCTTCCCGGAGCGCTCCGCCTCCAGCGTCTGGAGCCGCACGCTCCCCTCGCGGTCGCGGCGCGCCGCGCGGTCGGCGCGGAGCTGGTCGAGCAGCCGGGCACGCCCCTCGTTCAGCGTGCGGCGCGCGGTGATCGACGAGCGGAGACGTACGGCCTCGCGCGCGATGCGCTTGTCCAGCTCCTCGTTCGCCCGCGTCTCGCTCTCGAGCGCGGCCGCCTTGCGATCGAGGTACGTGTCGTAGTCGCCGGCCCAGCTCACGAGCTGCCCGCGGTCGAGCTCCACGACGCGCGTCGCGAGGCGGCGGAGGAACGCGCGGTCGTGCGTCACGAACAGCAGCGTGAGCCCGCGCTCGACGAGGAACCGCTCCATCCACTCGATCGCGTCGACGTCGAGGTGGTTCGTCGGCTCGTCGAGCAGCAGCACGTCGGGCTCGCTGACGAGCGCGCGCGCGAGCAGCGTCTGCCGCTTGCGTCCGCCCGACGCGCTCGCGAACGGCAGGTCGGCGTCGAGACCCAGGTGCTCGATCACCGTCTCGACCCGCGTCTGGATCTGCCACGCGTTCGCCGCGTCGAGCTGATGGTGCAGCCGATCCATCTCCCGCAGCGCCGCGTCGCGCGCCGATTCGGCCGACGCCACCGCGACCGCGTGGCTCGCCTCGTGGTAGCGCGCGAGCAGCCGGCCGACGTCGCCGAGCCCGGACGCGACGACGTCGTAGATCGTGCCGCCGACGTCGTGCGGCACGTCCTGCTCGAGCCGTGCGACCGTCGCGCCGCTCTGCCGCACGACCTCCCCTTCGTCCGGCGGCTGCGTGCCGTCGAGGATCTTCATCAGCGTGCTCTTGCCGGCCCCGTTGCGTCCGAGCAGGCACACGCGCTCGCCGCGCTCGACCGCGAGGTTCGCGTGATCCAGCAGCGGCGGGCCGCCGAACGCAATGGAGACG
This DNA window, taken from Gemmatirosa kalamazoonensis, encodes the following:
- a CDS encoding Nramp family divalent metal transporter, whose product is MKRLMEVALGMVTGIGGFLEAGSIATAAQAGADFGYTLLWAVALGTLSLIVLLEMSGRLALVSQRPLADAIRERFGINYFIVPLVIGLAVSLLVLASELGGVALAVEMVTGIPFRWWALPVALVGWALLWKGTFGKLEKGTALLGLVSIAIAVAAKKLHPDWGAVGAGLVPTAPRHERAHYWFLAVSIVGASISPYLYYFYSAGVIEEKWDLSFLNTNRITAALGNTLGGALAGAVLVVAVLVFSPRGIHVDAIQQLGVMLTPALGRVGFVCMVGAIGVNCFGATVEIALACAYLLAQALGWEWSEDAKPREHARFSVTYTVAIVLAAVPIALGVDVLKLTNFSMALTAASLPVTVLPLLVLMNDPRLLHKHRNGWLGNLAIGAIAVMSLVLLVVTIPLQILGGG
- a CDS encoding DinB family protein is translated as MTRIVAAVVLALPSLAAAQASPGVTAAREAWRQMTTYITRAAEQMPEADYAYRPIATVRTFGQMIGHVAGAQRVFCAAALGDPEPREDAIEKSATTKAALVQALKASTTYCERAYALTDAQAAGRASSMGDAGTKLTFLAENATHNAEHYGNIVTYMRMKGMVPPSSQPRSQ
- a CDS encoding four helix bundle protein, with product MAEGDSFRDLRVWQEAQMLARDVNRVVRAFPPTHADLADQMRRAARSVHANIAEGNGKSSRRDYVRLLYDSRASLQEVESDVEALRDTDLATAADVAQMHTRARHVGVLLNALIRSLKPPPNS
- a CDS encoding ATP-binding cassette domain-containing protein, with protein sequence MALLGLKDVSIAFGGPPLLDHANLAVERGERVCLLGRNGAGKSTLMKILDGTQPPDEGEVVRQSGATVARLEQDVPHDVGGTIYDVVASGLGDVGRLLARYHEASHAVAVASAESARDAALREMDRLHHQLDAANAWQIQTRVETVIEHLGLDADLPFASASGGRKRQTLLARALVSEPDVLLLDEPTNHLDVDAIEWMERFLVERGLTLLFVTHDRAFLRRLATRVVELDRGQLVSWAGDYDTYLDRKAAALESETRANEELDKRIAREAVRLRSSITARRTLNEGRARLLDQLRADRAARRDREGSVRLQTLEAERSGKLVIEAKGVSFARGARPIVRDLTTTILRGDRVGIIGPNGSGKTTLLRLLLGELPPDAGTIRLGTGLEVAYFDQLREQLDAERAVFDTIADGADWITLGGARKHVLSYLQDFLFSPERARTPVRALSGGERNRLMLARLFTRPFNLLVMDEPTNDLDLETLDLLEERLQEFGGTLLLVSHDREFLDDVVTSTLVLEGGGVVGEYVGGYTDWVRQRAPTAVPNAAPKRPAPPAPPPPRERDRKRKLTFKETHELAALPERIDALERERDTLYASMADPAFLRDGGAVASAKARLDAIDGELADALARWEELETIAAQH